TTGAACACTAGAATTGGGATCAACATGGCATAAAAATTACAAGGACAGTTGGCTTTGGTGCGTTCCTCCCTACAGTAGTGTTTTCTGAATAACTGGAGAAGTATTTCAGGCCACTTGACAGGGTGGTTTTTACAGTTGGAGTTGGTAAAATATGTGTATTGCTATTTTAACCCACTCTTTCATCTGAAAGCCTCATCTGCTGGCCACTGTTGTACAAACCACCAAGCCTTTCAGAAACTGAAACCTGATGAGTCAGAGAAAGACAAATCACTCGCTATAAGACTGGAGGGACTTTATCTCCTTTATTAGGCTCTTCTGAGTCTCTTTGGGGACTTTTGTTTGATTGGTTAGttggttgggttttgttttggttttggtttggttttttgcaatgcatatatattttatagtcaAAAGGAGGAAAACCCCTTTACCAACAAGGAAGCTGAGTTTATATATATCCTATCATCTTTCTTCCTGACTCTATCCCAATAACACACCAATACTCAACCAAGAACAAAAAGGGTGTTTCCTATCTCCATGGCAGCTGCGTGGTAATGACCCTAGGATTCTCCTCTGTAATCCAGGCCTCTCAGATGAAAGTGGACCCAGGGCAGAAGGAGCACCAAGGGCCAAATCAAAACCCCGGAAACGGTTAGAAGAGAACCAAGGAGGCCCCAAGCCTGGGACAGTGAGATCGACTAGCAGTGACAGGTAAAGAGGGGACCAGCCCTTGCCCAGAGCAGTGGCCCTATGTACCACAGCAGTGCCCAGGAGGCCTTTTGGCCAGCATGACACAGGGTCAGCATCTGGTTCCTCTCTGAGACCCTCAAAGAGCAGAACCTGCCAGGACAGAGCTCAACAAACAAGCAACCTTATTAGCAATCAAACAAATGCTCACTGAAATATATCAAGAGGGcctagggtgtggctcagtggtagagtacttgcctagcatgtgggaagccCTGGTTCCCATCACCAGCaccccaaaaattaaaaaaaattaaaatgtattgagactttttttctcccttcagaTGGATAGAAATTTGTAGCAACAGAACTGCTTACTAAGAGTTCCAggtctgagaatgtagctcagtagtaaatcaCCCACCTACTGTTGTGGGGCAGGTCGCTCAGAAAATACACCAAGTCACAATTTTGTCCAAaatgaagagtctttatttagctggcCAGCTGATGACTGTTCCCTacaggacccataactgtctctgtAAGAAACAGCCCTGAGCCTGAGCATTCtagaatatttaaaggaaaaaaacaacatctgggttgatgtagctgcaagcaagcaggtacagaagctgaattgggcaaTTAACGAGACAGTGCAATGGGTACACTGGTATTTCCCAcagactttccaggttggcataatAGCAAGCAATCAGAATGGGTCAAAATGACCTTAGTttagtacaagttagagaatggttactaacatctagacaatcaatctctgacaaggtacactgcccaagaaaaatggaaaggaaggagaactattttacattgtgtaagaattgctattttgtgttgccaagttaTGCTATGTAACTATTGATGGTTACAGAGGAAGGGCTTTCACATGGgaaaagcatttcttacatgatatgaagtctcagggtaaaatggagtctgtttggtcattgcccataacACTAGTAtgtgtgagcccctgggttctatccccagccaTACACAAACACTATCAATACTAACCACTGGGCATGTAAACAGGGAGGGCCCTTCTGAATGGCGGTTCAGCATCACATGTAATATTTGCTGGGTCACACAGTTTTGTCCCGTAAGCTCTACTGTTGTCCTTCAGGCAGCATCATGGCTCCTGTGTATGCAGGGTAATGGAGCTGTGTCCAGCTTTGCTTGTTCACCCACCCAACACACATTCTTGGAGAACCTAGCACTGAACAGGGGTTGAGATATGGAAATGACCCAGCCCCAATCTGGGCTTTCAGGGGGCTCACGGGCCAGTGGCGAAGATCAAGAGCCCCACAGTCACTGCTTCCAAGGTGACAAGTGACATGGGCAGGAGCATATCAAGCATGAATCCTAGGGCAAGTGTGTATGAGCCTGACAGAGGAGAGGCAGCCCTCACTAGTGCTTTAATCCAACACTCAGTGACAAGGCCTCTGCCCCAGGGACTTTGCCCCAGAGAAGTCAACagtaaacaaataagcaaatcatctcaaataatgataaatgctataaagagattttaaataatataagtaTTGGGTGGCAAATAGAAGGTCaacttcttttctaattttttttctttttagttgtatatagacttttatttctttttatgcagtgctgaggatcaaacccagtgcctcacatgtgctaggcaggcactccaccactgagcctcagccccagcccctagaaggTCAACTTTGACAGGGGTCAAGGAAGATTTTGGAGGAAATGTCATGGTGCTAGGCTTGGAATGAATGATAAGGAACTAGGGGAACAGTTCCTGTGACTGCAGGGACTTGGGGGCAAAGAACCGTGAAGCATGCACACTGtggccagagaaagaaggaaaaaatggacAGGCTGAACATAGAGAACAGGCAGGGGCGGTATGAGGCTGAGCAGGAAGAGCAGGCTCAGGAGTGTTTGTTGAGTCATGCCCTCCTTGAGACACAGAACCAGTTTGGGTCAAATTATTTAAGCAGCTATCAAGAGAGGGTCCTGAGGAGCTGGAGAAAGCAAAGGGAACTGGTTGGCTGGAGACTGGAGCAGCCCAGGCCCTGTACCTCTGCTATGGGTGGAATTTCAGCTTATCCTCAGGCCATTGGAGGTTTTGAGGCAGAGTGACATTATCCAGATGTTCACTTCAGAGAGGTGAATGAATAATGCTTCAGCAACAATTCTGTGTCACACCCTGGTCTTTAGTCCTCACAAGCCCCAGAGCTGGGCTATCTGATTCCAAGGCTTGAATTGGGGAGGGGACCCCTGTACTTCCACACCTTTCCCCTTGGGATGGGGACAGGGCAGACACTCCAATGAGCCCAGTTCCCTGGTGTTCCCATTGAGTCCTTGACAGTGACTTTTCTTTTCCAGGATCCCATCAGGCTCCTTGGAAAGTCCTTCTACTTCTGAAGTCAATCCCGAGGCCTGTTACCACTCCACAAGCTCTGACCAGGACCCAGTGGCAGAGAGGGAGGGCAGCCCCGTCTCGGTCTGGGGCAGCAGCCCCTTTCAGCTCACAGCTTCCTCAGATGAAGACATTATTGACTTGAAGTAAACAGTCCAAGTGTTGTTGCCATCCTTAGTTTTCTTATGGAGGTTTATACTCTTTAAACAGTTCTAACATCATTTCTCAACAAAATGTGGCTCCAGCCTGTCAGCGATCTATTGGACCAAACTTTCTGCACACTCGGCCAGTTGGGTCACTTTCCAATGCCCGGTGCCATCTTTCTTGacctttgtttctttcctttcaggAACCATCAGTCCCTTGTAATAAAGGTGGTAGATTTCATTGAAGTTTTAGATAAACTTTGAATAAATCAAAAATGTTCATTCTTATTTACTGCAACttctcttatattttatatacttagatggaaaattattttttcagtatagttttgatttatgtCACACAAtgtgtttcttttataaagaGTAGCCATTgctttttaactttattataaataagtTTTCTTTCTGCACTGTTGGCCCACTGCTTGAGTTCACTGTGATTGGAACCAGCTGTGTTCCTGTCTATAGACTTGAGAAGAGCTGCATGGTTGGATCTCAGAagctccttcttcctccttgtgTCTCTTGATAAATAATAAGGCATAGGAACTTGTCAAAGTCTTAAGATTATTCTGTCTGATTTTGTTACTGAGATATAACCAGGTTCTCCCTTGTGATCAAACGAATCCTCAAATTCCCTCCTCTTGTGGGTTTGTCTTGCTCTTTCACATGAACCAAATCATTATCCTTCAGAGGAAGGATACCATGCATCTGCCTTCCAGCTCCTTCCTCAGAGTGAGCCAGAAAAATTGTGGATTGGGCCTAGTGCAAATGAAGTAGGAAATATCAACCTCAAGTCAGAAGAGAAAGATGGGGAAACTCCAGTTTCACTGATGTttcctataaaaattttaagcttTGTGAAGAAGGAAATTTACCTTTGGCTTTGGGTAGCTCAATCCATTTTATTGTATGTCTTCTTGCCTCCATCACCCATGGGAAAAAGTTTAATAATTTGCTCTAAATTATTTGTCCCCACGAAAGCAGCTTTGATGAGTCCTACAAGTGTTCTTTTTAagtgcaaaggactgttggaCAGAACCTCGACCTGACAGATTTTATAGACATTTGAATCTTCTCTCATCATGGGACTGCGGGAAGACTCCCCTCTCTGACTTTTGCACAAACAGTTCAGCACAACACACCCAGGTTGAAAGAGTCTGGTTCCTCTTGGCAAGACAGgaaattcaatctccagcaccgaaagaaaagaaagagtaataGTGGTTTTTAGGTGTACTCAGGTGGGGCTTGTTATAACTAGACATGTCTCCTCCTACCCTTTGCAGCATTTAGCATTCCCATTCTTTGTATTTTGTTGCGCCTTTTCATTCATGGATGGGTATAAGAGGGGCCaggaggatacaaaatcaattatATGCTATAGTTTGACACCACCAACAATTTTGTGAATTAGGGTCATTATTCCTGCTtatcaaataaagaaattgaggttCAGGAAGAGGCAATGATTTGAATCTGCAAGTTATCTGATCCCAGAGCCCTTGCTCTCACCTCTGCCTTGGGTCAGCTGGAACTGGCTGGTGTTTTTCTTGTTAATTAGTAAGCTTCAAGAGCTTGTATCTgtgttttctgtcatttttttaaagtttcttacaTTAAAGCCACCTATGATTTGATAAGAGTCAGATCTGAGGAGTACAGAGAGGACAAGAGGTTGACCCTACTCATCAGGCTGATAGTGCTTTATTTACCTAAAGGgggtaaaaataacaacaacaaaaaatgaaaagtgggTGAGAGCCTGATATGGCAACAATGTCTGCACACATATGGGGAGGAAGACTACCAGCCAAAGGAACAGGTGTATGGGGGTCTATGACTCACAGGCTGTCTGGTGCAAGCTGGGCTCCCAGCAGCATCCTGTCTACTTAAGCCTCTCTGCTACTGCCCTGTGTTACAAATTAAAGGGTCTGTGGCCCTCACCCACTTTGCAAACATGGGATGACCACTGTCAAAAGGAACTCATATCTTTTGGGAAATAAATGAGCAGGTGATTACAAAGTAGTTATAAATGCTGCAATCAAGAATTTACAACCCCGGCATGAGATGCTGTGGAAGTTCAGAGGGGCAGTTGCCTATCTTTAGATATAGTGTTGTAATCAAGACTGAAAAATGTTGGTTGCTAGTACAATCAGGTGACTGCAGTGAGTCCAACCACTATCATAAGCATACAGGCCAGCATATGCTGGCATATGTTTAGTCTTTCATATAGTTGTGACCCTGCTCACAACTCTCCTGGAGATTAATTAGCATCCCTAACTCTTAGAGATGAGGATACAGAGACCCAGGGATGGATCTCTTGCTCCCAAAGCCCTAATTCTTTTCAGAATTACACCAGTACCCCACTGCAGCTGCCTGCACCCAGTGTGTAGGATATGAATTGAGTACAGATGGCAAATGAATACAGAGCCTCACCACCCTCACTGACAGCGGTGGCATGATGGGTGCACACGTGGACAAGTTGGTTTCTAGAATCCGCAGGGGACTCAAAAATGGGAGGTAGTTAAGATGAAGATTCAAGAGTCAGTGAGGTAAGGGAGAGTAGAGTTCAGCATTTAAACCTAGCTCAATCACACATACAGGAATGGGGgacaccacccccccccccccgcctaaCACGTCCTCAGCAGGAGACCCTACCGGCTTTGTATCCGCTGCGCGGGGTGGAGATGGGTTACCACGCCCAGGACTAGCTACGCCTCAGCCCCTAGTACCCCAGCAGAAGCGCCAGGCCAGTCTCGGCCCCTGAGTCAATGGGGCAGAGTTGGGTCAGGCGACTCCAGCCCAGGTCCAGGGCAACGGTTAACACCGAGCAGGAACTGCAGACCTAACCTCGGAAGACAGTCACAGCTGCCTGGAGCTGGGGTTTCAAATTTGGGCCCCGTCTGTGTGCTCCGCCTATGTCCCTCTCCTACTTGAAAATCACTGAGAGGCGGCTTCGGGCAAATGcgggaggaaaaacaaaaaaaaaagaaagaaagaaagaaatcttcgcCCTCCACCCTCATTGGCCAACTTTTTTCTGAGGTAGCTTTTTTATTATGGTCCCGCCTCCAGACTCGCACCACACTCCAATTGGACGGTTGTGCTCTTGGCGGACGCAAACTCCGTCCTCCACCTCTACTTAAGTCAGTCCGCCCGAGGGGCGGCTCTAGGGCGCTTGGCCCGCCCACCCTGTGCTTCCAGTGGTCGACTCTGACCTGAGGGGCGGGTGCTAGCGCAGATGCTAACCCCGCCTTGCGTTTCCATTGGCTAATACTGGTTCAGATCCCGCCTCAGCACCGCCCGCCGTCGCCCATTGGCCCGCTCTGACGGGAGAAGTCTGAGGCAGCACTCGCGGGTCCCGTGGCGGTTCGGGCGTCAGAGCCAGCTGGGCAAGCGTTGGTCGCCGACATGACGCCTGAGAACTCGGAAGAGTCCCATCCGCTCCTGAGGCCGCCGGGCGGCGGGTGAGCGGCAGGGGACGTGGCCTTGCCCTCCCACTCTGCCGGCTCCTCTCACCCTTCGCCCTGTCTCCGTAGCTCTCCCTGCGGCCGCCGCGTCTTCCTCGCCGCCTTCGCCGCAGCCCTGGGCCCCCTCAGCTTCGGCTTCGCGCTCGGCTACAGCTCCCCGGCCATCCCGAGCCTGAGGCGCTCCGTGCCCCCGGCCCCGCACCTCGACGACAGTACCGCCTCCTGGTTCGGGGTGAGGCCGGGGCTCACGCCAGCCCACCTGGGACCCCCGCGTCCACCCGCTCCCCTTCCCCTCCGCCGCATGCATCTTGTCGGCCCCACCCAGAGTCTCCCGGTCCCCGGCCACCAGCCCGGGACCCCAACTGCCTTTCTTCTGAGGCTGCAGGGCGTGGGGCGGAGGGCGAGCGTGGACTGCCGTCCCTGGCCCCTCCTCAGCCCGCGGTCGCCTCGCCCCCAGGCCATCGTGACCCTGGGCGCCGCGGCGGGGGGCGTCCTGGGCGGCTGGCTCGTGGACCGCGCCGGGCGCAAACTCAGCCTCCTGTTCTGCACGGTGCCCTTTGTGGCCGGCTTTGCCGTCATCACTGCGGCCCAGGACGTGTGGATGCTGCTCGGGGGCCGCCTCCTCACGGGCCTGGCCTGCGGCGTCGCCTCACTAGTGGCCCCGGTGAGTGTCTTCCTGGATGGGGTCCCAAGCCCCGGTGCCTACAGGTATTACCTCCCCAACCTTCACCACGCCCTGGGAAGGAGGCCCCGCCAGATGAAACTGCCTCAGAAAGACGAAGTCCTCTGCCCAGAGGGGCCCAGGCTAGTCAGCTGGATGGATTACTGGAACCCAGGGACCCAGTTGTGCCTCTTTTGCCCCCCACCTCATAACAAGGTGGCACCTGTGGATGGTCAACAGAGCCCCAGGTTAAGACTAAATTCCCCCTACAGGTTTGTTCCTGGAACAAAGGCTGCTGGTTTCTGCGTTCCCTTGTCTTCTCACAGGTCTCCTTCCCCAGCTTCTCTCACCCTCCCCTGACCCAGAGCTGCTCACTTTGCACCCCTGACACCTGGGTCACTTACCTGGGCAAAGCATCTCTCTGGGCCTCTTTCCTTCCCTATAGTGGAGTTCATGGCATTACTCATGAGGTGGTTGTAAGGACTGGGCAAACTGCACCTGAAGCCCCTGGTCATGGCATGATCCTGTAGGGACGTGGACTCTGGTGTAATTGCTGGGTGACCAGTGGACTGCTGCTAGCCAAGGCTTGGATAACCACTCATTCATCCCTCACCCTGCTGGAAGTTGAAAGAAGCTTCTCGGGGCTCTCCCTGGTCATACCCATATGCCTCTCATTTCACCCACCTGCTAGGCGGTCAGGAGCTAGGGAGGAAGTGAATATggtttttggttttcatttttactggGCAAAAAACAGCTGTCTTAGTTATGGGCATAAGGCATGGGATAATTTAGAAATGTGGGCTGCGCCTTGGTGGCCCCTGCGCCTAAAAGGAGAGAGCATCTTGTAGCAGTTGAGTTGGTGAATTGATGTACTTAACGGCAAAAGGCCCCTTCAGCTGTCAAGAGCACCTGGAGCTGGTTAGCAAGGCAGAAGCTTGGGTCCCACCAGACCAACTGCCTCAAAGTCTGCATTTTATAATGGGTATTTGTACACATTAAGTGAACATTTGGGAAGCTCTGTGCCTATACCTCTCCCTCATCTTCAGAAGAGCACTGGGCCTTGGTATCCTGGGCAGGGCTCTGCTGACCTAGAGCAATGCAGAGTCTCCTCAGCTTTTAGTGACAGAGGACTTTCAGTTTTAAGAACACTTGGACCTTGAGTAAAGTCTTGTCTTAATTATTGGCAGATTTATATCTCTGAAATTTCCTACCCAGCGGTCCGGGGACTGCTCGGCTCCTGTGTGCAGCTGATGGTCGTCATAGGCATCCTCTTGGCCTACCTGGCAGGTAGTTTGCATGATCTGTTTTGATTCCTGTTAATAGCTATGTGGCCATTTTacaaatgtggaaactgaggttcatgGTGGGTAGG
This portion of the Ictidomys tridecemlineatus isolate mIctTri1 chromosome 4, mIctTri1.hap1, whole genome shotgun sequence genome encodes:
- the Slc2a8 gene encoding solute carrier family 2, facilitated glucose transporter member 8 isoform X11, with protein sequence MTPENSEESHPLLRPPGGGSPCGRRVFLAAFAAALGPLSFGFALGYSSPAIPSLRRSVPPAPHLDDSTASWFGAIVTLGAAAGGVLGGWLVDRAGRKLSLLFCTVPFVAGFAVITAAQDVWMLLGGRLLTGLACGVASLVAPIYISEISYPAVRGLLGSCVQLMVVIGILLAYLAAQAPGGHGCPAVPVGLRTGLGRALCGV
- the Slc2a8 gene encoding solute carrier family 2, facilitated glucose transporter member 8 isoform X12, which translates into the protein MTPENSEESHPLLRPPGGGSPCGRRVFLAAFAAALGPLSFGFALGYSSPAIPSLRRSVPPAPHLDDSTASWFGAIVTLGAAAGGVLGGWLVDRAGRKLSLLFCTVPFVAGFAVITAAQDVWMLLGGRLLTGLACGVASLVAPIYISEISYPAVRGLLGSCVQLMVVIGILLAYLAASRATGIIGMCHRAQQDFFFLSRSIL